The Desmonostoc muscorum LEGE 12446 genome includes a region encoding these proteins:
- the psbX gene encoding photosystem II reaction center X protein — MTPALANFLWSLFWGGVAVVIPIAVALIFISQKDKIQRS; from the coding sequence ATGACGCCCGCTTTAGCAAATTTTCTTTGGAGTCTCTTTTGGGGTGGTGTAGCTGTTGTAATCCCCATTGCAGTAGCTCTGATCTTCATTAGCCAAAAAGATAAAATTCAGCGTTCATAA
- a CDS encoding YggT family protein translates to MTGVDLTAWILGPVLGLMTFLFIFRIILTWYPQVDLNRLPFNLIAWPTEPFLIPLRKIVPPIGGVDITPIIWVGIFSLVREILLGQQGLLTMLARVS, encoded by the coding sequence ATGACTGGTGTTGACCTGACTGCTTGGATTCTTGGCCCGGTCTTAGGGCTGATGACATTTTTATTTATATTTCGCATCATTCTCACTTGGTATCCCCAAGTGGATCTGAATCGTTTGCCCTTTAATTTAATAGCTTGGCCCACTGAACCATTTTTAATCCCCTTACGAAAAATCGTGCCACCCATCGGCGGAGTAGACATTACACCCATCATTTGGGTTGGTATTTTTAGCCTGGTGCGAGAAATTCTCTTAGGCCAGCAAGGATTACTTACCATGCTGGCTCGTGTAAGTTAG
- the accC gene encoding acetyl-CoA carboxylase biotin carboxylase subunit, with protein MKFDKILIANRGEIALRILRACEEMGIATVAVHSSVDRNALHVQLADEAVCIGEPASSKSYLNIPNIIAAALTRNATAIHPGYGFLAENAKFAEICAAHDIAFIGPTPEAIRLMGDKSTAKETMQKAGVPTVPGTNGLVESEQEGLQFAKDIGYPVMIKATAGGGGRGMRLVRSEDEFVKLFLAAQGEAGAAFGNSGVYIEKFIERPRHIEFQVLADNYGNVIHLGERDCSIQRRNQKLLEEAPSPALDSDLREKMGQAAVKAAQFINYTGAGTIEFLLDKSGKFYFMEMNTRIQVEHPVTEMITGVDLVVEQIRIAQGERLKLTQDEVVLRGHAIECRINAEDPDHDFRPSPGRISGYLPPGGPGVRIDSHVYTDYQIPPYYDSLIGKLIVWGPDRPTAINRMKRALRECAITGLPTTIGFHQKIMETPQFLQGNVYTNFVQEMNG; from the coding sequence ATGAAGTTTGACAAAATATTAATTGCCAATCGGGGAGAAATCGCCCTTCGCATTCTCCGCGCCTGTGAAGAAATGGGGATTGCGACAGTTGCGGTTCACTCTAGTGTTGACCGTAATGCTCTCCATGTTCAACTTGCTGATGAAGCGGTTTGCATTGGCGAACCTGCTAGCAGTAAAAGTTATTTGAATATTCCCAATATCATTGCTGCTGCATTGACTCGCAATGCCACTGCTATTCATCCAGGTTATGGGTTTTTGGCAGAAAATGCCAAATTTGCAGAAATCTGTGCTGCCCATGATATTGCCTTTATCGGCCCAACTCCAGAAGCTATTAGGCTGATGGGGGATAAATCCACTGCCAAAGAAACCATGCAAAAAGCTGGAGTTCCGACAGTACCGGGTACTAATGGGTTGGTTGAATCCGAGCAAGAAGGATTACAATTCGCTAAGGATATCGGCTATCCGGTGATGATTAAAGCCACGGCGGGTGGCGGTGGCCGGGGTATGCGCCTGGTGCGTTCTGAAGATGAATTTGTCAAACTTTTCCTAGCAGCCCAAGGAGAAGCAGGAGCAGCTTTTGGTAATTCTGGCGTTTACATAGAAAAATTTATTGAACGTCCTCGGCACATTGAATTTCAAGTTTTGGCAGATAACTACGGTAATGTCATCCACTTGGGTGAACGAGATTGCTCAATTCAGCGCCGAAATCAAAAGCTACTAGAAGAAGCTCCTAGTCCGGCTCTCGATTCAGACCTGCGTGAGAAAATGGGACAAGCTGCGGTCAAAGCTGCCCAGTTCATTAACTACACTGGGGCAGGCACTATCGAGTTTCTCTTGGATAAATCCGGTAAATTTTACTTTATGGAAATGAACACCCGGATTCAAGTCGAACATCCTGTAACAGAAATGATTACTGGAGTAGATTTGGTTGTGGAACAAATCCGCATTGCCCAAGGGGAAAGGCTCAAGCTTACGCAAGACGAAGTAGTTTTGCGGGGTCATGCGATCGAATGTCGGATTAACGCTGAAGACCCCGATCACGACTTTCGCCCATCTCCGGGAAGGATCAGCGGCTATCTCCCCCCTGGAGGCCCCGGTGTTCGCATTGATTCCCACGTTTACACAGATTACCAAATTCCCCCTTATTACGATTCTTTAATTGGCAAGTTAATTGTTTGGGGACCAGATCGCCCTACTGCTATTAACCGTATGAAACGCGCACTAAGGGAATGTGCCATTACGGGATTACCCACCACCATCGGGTTTCATCAAAAAATTATGGAAACTCCACAGTTTTTGCAGGGTAATGTCTATACGAATTTTGTGCAGGAGATGAACGGGTAG
- a CDS encoding chorismate lyase, with translation MTITFTPTNNLTLPGAWHRLTPIWQGGEEVIQKSLPHTQLAPAWQLMLLGDGSPTRHLELLTGEPIEVDVIDMSLIGMDLDNAPDLIQAVPGPRLRRQVWLRTASGQRLAYATSWWEASHVDEYLQNRSLPIWASLARLRTELYRDVRGIYYGYSPALQSGFNVTGPFWGRHYLFWHHGQPLTLIYEVFSPYLTKYLGSMQLSGVNTEA, from the coding sequence TTGACTATTACTTTTACGCCAACGAACAATTTAACACTGCCAGGGGCTTGGCATCGCCTGACTCCGATTTGGCAAGGAGGAGAGGAAGTAATTCAAAAAAGTTTGCCTCACACTCAGCTGGCACCAGCTTGGCAACTAATGCTTTTGGGGGACGGTTCGCCAACACGTCACTTAGAATTACTCACAGGTGAGCCGATAGAAGTAGATGTCATTGATATGTCATTAATTGGCATGGACTTGGACAATGCCCCTGACTTAATCCAAGCTGTCCCAGGGCCGCGACTACGGCGACAAGTGTGGCTGCGTACAGCTTCTGGCCAGCGATTAGCCTATGCTACTTCTTGGTGGGAAGCCAGCCACGTAGATGAATATTTGCAAAATCGCTCATTACCAATTTGGGCGAGTTTAGCTCGTCTTCGTACAGAGTTGTATCGGGATGTGCGAGGAATTTATTACGGTTACTCTCCCGCGCTACAGTCAGGTTTTAATGTAACCGGGCCTTTTTGGGGTCGCCACTACCTATTTTGGCATCATGGACAGCCACTTACCTTGATTTATGAGGTTTTCTCGCCTTATTTAACCAAATATTTGGGGTCTATGCAGCTGAGTGGAGTGAATACTGAGGCATAG
- a CDS encoding DUF3352 domain-containing protein: MAPPLVSVPMKKNKKPSLVLALSSAGLLITAGSAAYWLLTQRQPSWNDLLVGANIIPGDALFAVSLTTDPQQWQKLREFGTKETQAELDKNLVQLRDRFLTNNGYDFQKDIAPWVGNNVTIAILAPTTASKSVPKPVTTDEDVTGDQQSMVMVLPIKNPEIAKNIFAQPKTLKQGKWVDRTYQGIAIKQNQGQPGENFSAALLDGRFLVITDSPKATERAIDAYKNQTSLATTGGFAENLPKIANNQPFAQFYVNVPTAAKIAAASPNRPLPAQVLAQLQNNQGLAATMTLEPEGIRLKGVSWLNPNSQRVLAVENKAGKMQSRVPAETLMMLSGGNLQRLWGEYVLTSQGNPLSPIAPEQLRGGVKSLTDLDLDKDLLSWMKGEFSLSVIPNTPKEGSPDNFRAGLLFMVQTSDAYGGQSLRKSAQAAISKLDEVMINQYQFQVQPGKVAGQPVVNWVSPYGTLTATHGWLDGDVAFLVVGAPITDKILPKPNTTLASTLPFQQTVPTEPNPTNGQFFLDVERTVKNFPLPTLIPNQQTLLSATRSIGMTSAVSDNRSNRYDIFIALKKVSK; encoded by the coding sequence ATGGCACCGCCTCTTGTGTCTGTTCCCATGAAAAAAAATAAGAAACCGTCTCTGGTGCTGGCGCTGTCGTCTGCTGGGTTATTAATTACTGCGGGGAGTGCAGCATATTGGTTGTTAACCCAAAGACAACCATCTTGGAACGATTTGCTAGTAGGTGCAAATATTATTCCTGGTGATGCTCTATTTGCGGTTTCCTTAACAACAGATCCCCAGCAATGGCAGAAATTACGGGAGTTTGGGACAAAAGAAACCCAAGCAGAACTAGATAAAAATTTAGTACAGTTACGCGATCGCTTTCTGACTAATAATGGTTACGACTTTCAGAAAGATATTGCTCCTTGGGTAGGCAATAACGTTACAATTGCGATTTTGGCGCCAACAACAGCAAGTAAATCTGTACCCAAACCAGTTACCACCGATGAAGATGTGACTGGGGATCAGCAGTCGATGGTAATGGTATTGCCAATAAAAAACCCAGAAATAGCCAAAAACATCTTCGCACAACCCAAAACCCTTAAACAAGGCAAATGGGTTGACCGCACTTATCAAGGAATTGCCATCAAACAAAATCAGGGACAACCAGGCGAAAACTTTTCGGCAGCCTTGCTAGATGGTCGTTTCCTAGTGATAACTGATAGTCCTAAAGCCACAGAACGAGCGATTGATGCCTACAAAAATCAAACATCCCTCGCTACAACAGGGGGCTTTGCCGAAAATTTGCCAAAAATCGCCAATAATCAACCCTTTGCCCAGTTTTACGTCAATGTACCAACAGCAGCTAAAATAGCCGCTGCTTCTCCAAATCGCCCTTTACCTGCTCAAGTTTTAGCTCAACTGCAAAATAACCAAGGTTTAGCGGCGACAATGACCTTAGAACCAGAAGGAATCCGCTTAAAAGGTGTTTCTTGGCTCAATCCTAATAGTCAACGCGTGCTGGCGGTGGAAAACAAAGCCGGGAAAATGCAAAGCCGTGTACCAGCAGAAACCTTAATGATGCTCTCCGGCGGTAACTTACAGCGGTTGTGGGGAGAATATGTTTTAACATCTCAGGGAAATCCCCTCTCACCGATCGCACCAGAACAACTGCGAGGTGGTGTAAAATCTCTTACCGATCTCGATTTAGATAAAGATTTGCTCAGTTGGATGAAAGGCGAATTTTCCTTATCAGTGATTCCTAATACGCCAAAAGAAGGTTCACCAGATAATTTTCGTGCGGGTTTGTTATTCATGGTACAGACAAGCGATGCCTACGGCGGGCAAAGCCTACGCAAATCAGCCCAAGCAGCCATCAGTAAGCTTGATGAAGTGATGATAAATCAATACCAATTCCAAGTCCAACCGGGGAAAGTCGCAGGTCAACCCGTTGTTAACTGGGTATCACCTTATGGTACATTAACCGCCACCCACGGCTGGTTAGATGGAGATGTTGCTTTCCTGGTAGTGGGCGCTCCCATCACTGATAAAATTCTTCCCAAACCAAACACCACACTAGCTAGTACTCTTCCCTTCCAGCAAACAGTTCCTACAGAACCCAATCCGACAAATGGTCAATTTTTCCTGGATGTGGAACGAACGGTGAAAAATTTTCCTTTACCAACTCTGATCCCCAATCAACAAACCTTACTAAGTGCAACGCGCTCAATTGGTATGACATCTGCTGTCAGCGACAATCGTAGTAACCGTTACGACATTTTTATAGCACTTAAAAAAGTGAGTAAATAG
- the ccsB gene encoding c-type cytochrome biogenesis protein CcsB, producing the protein MNLVVLQNWLDNASFAVLFLTMLVYWGGAAFPNLPYLAALGTAGMAIANLCIATLLGARWIEAGYFPLSNLYESLFFLTWGITTVHLIAENSSRSRLVGVATAPVAMAIAAFATLTLPSQMQLSEPLVPALKSNWLMMHVSVMMLSYSALMVGALLAIAFLIVTRGQDIQLQGSSVGTGGYRSNGYRLNKPAELISESAAPSAENNGFARFETSSNGNGNANTAVLGLVTTTPIQNPKSEIQNSEPLSPQRLSLAETLDNISYRIIGLGFPLLTIGIIAGGVWANEAWGSYWSWDPKETWALITWLVFAAYLHARITRSWQGRRPAILAATGFVVVWVCYLGVNLLGKGLHSYGWFF; encoded by the coding sequence ATGAATCTGGTTGTACTCCAGAACTGGCTGGACAATGCTTCCTTTGCCGTATTATTCCTGACAATGCTGGTGTATTGGGGAGGAGCGGCTTTTCCGAATCTGCCTTATCTAGCCGCTTTGGGGACAGCTGGGATGGCGATCGCTAATTTGTGTATAGCTACACTATTAGGGGCACGATGGATCGAAGCTGGTTATTTTCCCCTCAGCAATTTGTATGAATCTCTGTTTTTCTTAACTTGGGGAATTACTACAGTTCATCTGATTGCTGAAAACAGCAGCCGTAGCCGCTTAGTTGGAGTTGCTACGGCTCCAGTGGCAATGGCGATCGCGGCTTTTGCTACCCTGACATTACCATCTCAGATGCAACTGTCGGAACCCCTAGTACCTGCCTTGAAGTCAAATTGGCTGATGATGCATGTCAGCGTCATGATGTTGAGTTATTCTGCTTTGATGGTGGGTGCATTATTAGCGATCGCTTTTCTAATTGTCACTCGCGGTCAAGACATCCAACTACAAGGTAGTTCTGTTGGTACTGGTGGCTATCGTAGCAACGGCTATCGCTTAAATAAACCAGCTGAACTAATTTCTGAATCAGCAGCCCCCTCTGCCGAAAATAACGGCTTTGCCCGTTTTGAAACTAGTAGCAACGGCAACGGTAACGCTAACACCGCTGTTTTGGGTTTAGTCACAACAACCCCAATCCAAAATCCAAAATCCGAAATCCAAAATTCGGAACCTCTTTCACCCCAGCGCCTTAGCCTTGCCGAAACTCTCGACAATATCAGCTATCGCATCATCGGACTAGGATTTCCCCTGCTGACAATTGGTATCATTGCCGGTGGCGTTTGGGCTAACGAAGCTTGGGGTTCCTATTGGAGTTGGGACCCCAAAGAAACTTGGGCGTTAATCACCTGGTTAGTGTTCGCAGCTTACCTTCATGCCAGAATTACTCGCAGTTGGCAAGGGCGGCGTCCCGCAATTTTAGCTGCCACCGGCTTTGTTGTTGTCTGGGTTTGCTATCTCGGTGTAAATCTTTTAGGGAAAGGTTTGCATTCTTACGGTTGGTTTTTCTAA
- a CDS encoding KGK domain-containing protein, whose amino-acid sequence MSIEPDTFNKLNIAKTFKVRDLITAIKEYIGAEDTNEVDLYTQGLNCEVLQFSTQGWKKGKVRLALEFCPEGSESPLDEIFQKLKQVEN is encoded by the coding sequence GTGTCTATAGAACCAGACACTTTTAATAAGCTAAATATTGCTAAAACTTTTAAAGTTCGTGATTTGATTACAGCAATTAAGGAATATATTGGAGCAGAGGATACAAATGAAGTAGATTTGTATACCCAAGGTTTAAATTGTGAAGTTTTGCAATTTAGTACTCAGGGATGGAAAAAAGGAAAAGTCAGACTTGCTTTAGAATTTTGTCCTGAGGGTTCTGAATCACCACTTGATGAAATTTTTCAAAAGCTCAAACAAGTGGAAAACTAA
- a CDS encoding Uma2 family endonuclease, whose product MLNYDPLACLPSSEELPDSDDTPVDNELQDLIPGLLKALLAIAWAERMDWYFGVDMGIYYDPDLPAIVPDGFLSLGVERFYHEDLRLSYVLWEERRVPVLALEVVSQKYRGEYSTKKTEYAKLGILYYVVYNPNRRRKPRLEIYKLINGGYTALEDSNPVWLPEIGLGIGMERGTYLGIPRQWLYWYNQQGEKLLTPEEDAKLAKQETQQAKQEAQQAQQEAQQAKQEAQQAQQEAQQARRRAELLAEQLRSLGIDPDSLT is encoded by the coding sequence ATGCTAAATTACGATCCATTAGCTTGTTTGCCCTCATCTGAGGAACTGCCAGACTCTGACGATACGCCAGTGGATAATGAATTACAAGATTTAATTCCCGGTTTACTTAAAGCGCTTCTGGCGATCGCTTGGGCAGAACGCATGGATTGGTATTTTGGCGTAGATATGGGTATTTATTATGACCCAGACTTACCAGCAATAGTCCCAGATGGGTTTTTGAGTCTGGGCGTTGAGCGATTTTATCATGAAGACCTCCGTCTTAGTTATGTGCTTTGGGAAGAAAGGAGAGTACCAGTATTAGCGCTAGAAGTAGTATCTCAAAAATATCGTGGTGAGTACTCTACTAAAAAAACAGAGTATGCGAAATTAGGGATTTTATATTATGTAGTCTACAATCCGAATCGTCGCCGAAAGCCACGGTTGGAAATATACAAATTAATTAATGGTGGTTACACTGCATTAGAAGATAGTAATCCCGTTTGGCTACCAGAGATTGGTTTAGGAATTGGCATGGAACGGGGAACTTATCTAGGCATTCCTCGCCAGTGGTTGTATTGGTATAACCAGCAAGGGGAAAAGCTTTTAACACCAGAAGAAGACGCAAAACTCGCTAAACAAGAAACCCAGCAAGCAAAACAAGAAGCGCAGCAAGCACAGCAAGAAGCGCAGCAAGCAAAACAAGAAGCGCAACAAGCACAGCAAGAAGCTCAACAAGCACGACGACGTGCTGAATTATTAGCAGAACAGTTGCGATCCCTCGGCATAGATCCTGATTCTCTCACCTGA
- a CDS encoding tetratricopeptide repeat protein — MTLHQLAILYANKGNVDEAIALFNQSLEINERVGNAKGKANTLWWLGHLAEQQGEYTKAISYLQPALEILQRLKSPDAESVSASLDRVMRNS, encoded by the coding sequence GTGACGTTGCACCAACTGGCAATTCTCTACGCCAACAAAGGGAATGTGGATGAAGCGATCGCACTTTTCAATCAGTCTTTGGAAATAAATGAACGCGTTGGTAATGCCAAAGGCAAAGCAAATACTCTGTGGTGGTTAGGACATTTGGCAGAACAGCAGGGTGAATACACTAAAGCGATATCCTATTTGCAACCAGCTTTAGAGATTTTGCAGCGATTGAAGTCACCGGATGCTGAAAGTGTGAGTGCAAGTCTTGATAGGGTAATGCGTAATTCGTAA
- a CDS encoding tetratricopeptide repeat protein, with protein MQTIRIQLRESTQETVELRYWLPQIKHYESRRLKLAEIADFLKQGERDYYKLLPNLPGIGQQLFFWLDGDGRWLSRGIANCRGEGLVIAIDTEQKLAHLPWEVLHDGEDFLVKRVNPVVLPLRWIEKETAGFSVEPRQLRVLFMATDPEDVQPKLEFEQEEARILADTRDFALDLRVEESGCVSELGKVWSRYFNDFDVFHLTGHASIKDEAPYTPYFITETEIGDRHETTAAELAEVFRFRFPKLVFLSGCRTGQAPDKGAVPSMAEALIAQGAIAVLSWGRPVEDRTATAAAAHLYGKLAAGYQLAEALASTYQQLFKQKVRDWHLLRLYVQGECPGALVEVLGDVPPSAPEPAYDLFLDPDTQLVRVAKPSEFVGRRRTLQRCLKAIRTSLGVLIHGLGGVGKSTVTARLLERMVGYHRLVNFRQLDEDKLLKTLAEQCTSERGHEILNGKLPLMQRLTKFFTEGLNTKEQRFAFVLDDFEANLELRNGVYVLQPQVVDVLLALLKAMQNSQLPHKVIITCRYNFTLSELNHRLYREPLGALGGADLIKKYNRLDSFNGSWQFQPDLPERAKKAADGNPRLLEWLDKILQNSPMSPEAERGVEMILQKMADKEKEFREDILAQELLKQQTPALRQMLGKLLVYELPVPLAAIDTICEDISSWESHIQRAEILGLLEVTLTNNTERLYRVPRILSPLLEFPENPKGEELHKQAAQILYRLWWEEAESSTEAQILEIHRLALLGKDGEIAGKIATALTRQWVKGSRYREAVEVCRITLEVVENYGILHELATSEKELGELNKALAHYHQVLNLCPPKDEQQKAATLHQLADIYTIKGEVDQALALYNQSWEINERIGDVEGKAATLHQLGMIYANKGEVDQALALYKQVLEIDEPIGDLQGKTATLHELGRIYAIKGEVDQAIALLNQSLELKERIGDIKGKAATLHELGRIYGNQGDVDEAIALLNQSLELKERIGDLRGKAATLYQLAIFYVKKGNIEKAIALFNQSLEIMKCIGDVQGEAAVLHQLAILYANLGKVKDAIALFNQSSEINERIGNVQGKAMNLWWLGGLAEQQGEYTRAISYLQPALEILQRLKSPDAEGVRASLDRVMGNS; from the coding sequence GTGCAAACTATCCGCATTCAACTTCGGGAAAGTACGCAGGAAACAGTTGAACTCAGGTATTGGCTACCTCAAATAAAGCACTATGAATCACGTCGTCTGAAATTAGCAGAAATCGCTGATTTCCTTAAGCAAGGTGAACGAGATTACTATAAACTGCTGCCCAATTTACCAGGAATCGGGCAGCAGTTATTTTTTTGGTTGGATGGGGATGGACGGTGGTTGAGTCGAGGAATTGCTAACTGTCGCGGTGAGGGGTTGGTAATTGCCATTGATACTGAGCAAAAATTGGCACATCTACCTTGGGAAGTGCTGCATGATGGTGAGGATTTTTTGGTCAAGCGGGTTAATCCAGTGGTTTTACCTCTGCGCTGGATTGAGAAAGAAACGGCAGGCTTTTCTGTGGAACCACGACAATTGCGAGTATTGTTTATGGCAACCGATCCGGAAGATGTGCAACCAAAGTTAGAGTTTGAACAGGAAGAAGCGAGAATTCTGGCAGATACGCGAGATTTTGCTTTAGATTTGCGGGTGGAAGAAAGCGGTTGCGTTAGCGAGTTGGGTAAGGTGTGGAGTCGCTATTTTAATGACTTTGATGTGTTTCACCTCACAGGACACGCCTCAATTAAAGATGAAGCACCTTACACGCCTTACTTTATCACTGAGACGGAAATCGGCGATCGCCACGAAACCACAGCCGCAGAACTTGCGGAAGTCTTCCGGTTTCGCTTTCCCAAGTTGGTGTTTTTATCTGGGTGTCGGACTGGACAAGCACCAGATAAAGGGGCTGTCCCTTCAATGGCTGAGGCACTTATTGCACAGGGGGCGATCGCGGTTTTAAGTTGGGGGCGGCCTGTGGAAGATCGGACAGCTACAGCCGCCGCCGCCCACCTATACGGCAAATTGGCTGCCGGATATCAATTAGCTGAAGCACTCGCTAGCACTTACCAGCAGTTGTTTAAACAGAAAGTGCGTGACTGGCATTTGTTACGGTTATATGTCCAGGGAGAATGTCCCGGTGCGTTGGTGGAAGTGTTGGGAGATGTGCCACCTTCTGCGCCGGAACCTGCTTATGATCTGTTTTTAGATCCCGATACCCAACTGGTGCGGGTGGCGAAACCCTCTGAGTTTGTTGGGAGACGGCGGACTTTGCAACGTTGTCTCAAAGCAATTCGCACTTCATTAGGGGTACTAATTCACGGACTGGGGGGTGTGGGTAAGAGTACTGTGACAGCGCGACTTCTGGAAAGGATGGTTGGCTATCACAGGCTGGTGAACTTTCGGCAACTGGATGAGGACAAACTGCTCAAAACCCTTGCTGAACAATGTACCTCGGAACGGGGGCATGAAATTCTCAATGGCAAGTTACCCTTGATGCAGCGCCTCACCAAGTTTTTCACTGAAGGACTGAATACCAAAGAACAGCGCTTTGCCTTTGTGCTGGATGACTTTGAGGCTAATTTGGAATTACGAAATGGGGTTTATGTCTTGCAACCACAAGTTGTGGATGTACTGCTGGCGTTGCTGAAGGCGATGCAAAATTCCCAACTTCCCCACAAGGTAATTATTACCTGTCGCTACAATTTCACTTTGTCGGAACTGAATCATCGTCTGTACCGCGAACCTCTGGGGGCTTTGGGTGGGGCAGATTTAATTAAAAAGTATAATCGTCTGGATTCGTTTAATGGCAGTTGGCAATTTCAGCCAGATTTGCCCGAACGTGCCAAAAAAGCAGCTGATGGAAATCCTCGGCTGTTGGAATGGTTAGATAAGATTTTGCAAAATTCCCCGATGTCGCCAGAAGCCGAGAGGGGAGTTGAGATGATTCTGCAAAAGATGGCAGATAAGGAAAAGGAATTTCGTGAGGATATTTTGGCACAGGAATTGCTGAAGCAGCAAACTCCAGCTTTGCGTCAAATGCTGGGGAAGTTGTTGGTGTATGAGTTACCTGTTCCTCTAGCTGCTATTGACACGATTTGTGAGGATATCTCAAGTTGGGAAAGTCATATTCAACGCGCTGAAATTTTGGGTTTGTTGGAAGTTACCCTCACCAACAACACAGAGAGGTTGTATCGTGTTCCCCGGATTTTGTCACCGTTGCTAGAGTTTCCAGAAAACCCCAAGGGTGAAGAGTTGCATAAACAAGCTGCACAAATTTTGTATCGTCTGTGGTGGGAAGAGGCGGAAAGTTCTACGGAAGCACAAATTTTAGAAATTCATCGTTTGGCGTTGTTGGGGAAGGATGGAGAAATTGCGGGAAAAATTGCAACTGCTTTAACAAGACAATGGGTAAAAGGTAGTCGCTATCGAGAAGCTGTTGAAGTTTGTCGAATTACCTTAGAAGTTGTTGAAAACTATGGTATTTTGCACGAACTAGCTACATCTGAAAAAGAACTGGGTGAACTTAATAAAGCATTAGCACATTATCATCAAGTTCTAAATCTTTGTCCTCCAAAGGACGAACAACAAAAAGCGGCGACGTTGCACCAACTTGCAGATATCTACACCATCAAAGGGGAAGTGGATCAAGCGCTCGCACTCTACAATCAGTCTTGGGAAATAAATGAACGCATTGGTGATGTCGAAGGCAAAGCAGCGACGTTGCACCAACTGGGAATGATCTACGCCAATAAAGGGGAAGTTGATCAAGCGCTCGCACTTTACAAGCAAGTCCTTGAAATTGATGAACCTATTGGTGATCTTCAAGGTAAAACAGCAACTTTGCATGAATTAGGACGTATCTACGCCATCAAAGGGGAAGTTGATCAAGCAATCGCACTCTTGAACCAATCTTTAGAGCTAAAAGAACGCATTGGCGATATTAAAGGAAAAGCAGCGACTTTGCATGAATTAGGACGTATCTATGGTAATCAGGGAGATGTGGATGAAGCGATCGCACTCTTGAACCAATCTTTGGAACTAAAAGAACGCATTGGTGATCTCCGAGGAAAAGCAGCGACGTTGTACCAACTAGCAATTTTCTACGTGAAGAAAGGAAATATCGAAAAAGCGATTGCACTTTTCAATCAGTCTTTAGAAATTATGAAATGCATTGGTGATGTTCAAGGCGAAGCGGCGGTATTGCACCAACTAGCGATTCTCTATGCCAACTTGGGAAAAGTCAAAGACGCGATCGCGCTTTTCAATCAGTCTTCGGAAATAAATGAACGTATTGGTAATGTCCAAGGCAAAGCAATGAATCTTTGGTGGTTAGGAGGTTTGGCAGAACAGCAGGGTGAATACACTAGGGCGATATCCTATTTGCAACCAGCTTTAGAGATTTTGCAGCGATTGAAGTCACCGGATGCTGAAGGTGTGCGTGCAAGTCTTGATAGGGTAATGGGTAATTCGTAA